AGCAAATGTCAAACAGCGAAGGTAGCGGGCGCGCCGCGCAGAGCGGCTGAAAATCAAGGGGGTGGCGCCCCGACTCGTATTCGGGAACCGCATGCGGGAAATGGTCAAAAGCAGTAGCTCCAACGACTCTAAATGAACGATCTAGGCTGTCTAAGTACTCGCGCACGGTCAATCCATATGGACCATGGTGAAATTCGTCTGAATCCAAATAGAGCCACCAGATATGGTCGTCGCCGGACTGTTCTGAGATGGCTTGGACCGTCTCGTTCATAAGCCGTGTCTTGAGTACGTCGTCAAAGTATTCTGTAGCGTAGACACGCTCTATGACCGCGCCAGCAGATCGGGCGATCTGGACGGTGTCGTCGGGGCTGTCGTTGTCGAGGATGTACACCTCCTCGCAACCTTGAAGGAGGGCGTTCTTGACCGTAGCTTCGATGACGTCGGCATCGAACCAAGTCGTCATGATTCCAAAGAACCGAAAGGAGGAAAGCGGTGACGTTCGCCTTGGCCGCGGCCTATCTGTAATCCAGTAGCGGCGGACGAAGCTCGGTGGTCTCACCCCCGCCCGAACCAGTGGCTTGAGCGCCCGTTCAACAAGTCTCTTGAGTGCGCTCAATTTACCTCGAAGGTCCGAAGCGGCAGACGACGGGCTTCCATAGGCATCGTACAACCCATCCTGCCGGTCAAGCCGTCACGTAAGGCGCTTACATTGAGCTTAAGGTTTCTTACAGCATGGCGCGGTGCTATCGGGATATTGACTAACGGCTTGACGAGTCCGGAGATGAGCGCGACCCGAAAGGCTGCCAAGTAGTGCCCACGCTCAATGAGGATACGGATCAGGTTCCGGAGCGAGTAATAACGCCGCGACTCAGGCTCCTCTACCCGGATCCGTACGTGCTGAAATCCCGGCGTAGACATCTTCTCTCGGAGTTCGCTCCAAAGCGCCCCGTGCATGTAAAGAGCATGCCCGAGCTCACCAAGACGGAGGCAATATTCGGTGTCTTCCCATCCCCAGAAAAATCTGGGGTCGTCACTTCCGTGTCGGCGGATCACCGCCACGCGGAAAGTGGGAAAACGATTGCTGTATAGGGTGTCGACCCTCACTGGGCCTGTGAGCTCATGCGCAGCCGGCATCCGCACTCGGACGCGCCGCAGGTCGACGCGGGCTCCCGCAAGGCCCACGCCCGCGGTAGCGGGATCGTGGGCCAGCATTTGATCGGCAAAGTCGCCGAGTTCGCTCAGGGTTGAGGGTCTCGGAAGCGCTCTTCGATCGTCGAAGAACACGACCCAATCATCGTCTGAGGCCTCAGTCAGCAGATGCTGGGCCCCGAGCGCTCGGCCCCCGGCTGGTCCAATATTGTCCCGAGCGGGGAGGTAATCGACTGCAAGCCCGCGGTCGCTGAAGTCAGAAACGAGGTCGTGAGTGACCTGAGACCGCTCGTTGTCAACAACCACGAGCTTCTTGAGCTGTCGGGGGCTCTGGGTGTGGATCTGCTGGAGTGAGTATTCCAACGCATCGGGCCTCTGATAGGTGATCAGTACGCCGTAGAGATCCACTGTGACCGGATGATGAGCCTGGGGCCAAGGTATGCACTGTGCTGGAAGGAGCCGAGGTACTCGTCCCGAGACCGTATTGGAGCACAGGCAGGTGTCCTGTTGGTCAGACGTCCACCTCGAGCTTGATGAGGATGGCATTCCCGAATGGCAGCGACGAAGCCCGCCGATATACCAGGACCGTGGACACCCACGGTAGGATATTACATGGCGCGGACTGCACTCTCTACCTGGGTACTACGTCTGGCAGGCTAGGCGGGTATACCACTGGATACATGGTCTGCGGATTGGGAACCCTTGCGGATAATGGTGGGGTGATGGGTAGCAAGAAGCGCCCGTCCTGACTCGTGGAGGAGGCACAGCCAACGGGCTGAGGCATGGTGCTGCTGCGCCAGAAAGAACCAAAGTCGGTGTTGACTCCCGTTATTGTAATCTTTAGTGTGGAAAAGGGTCGGGTCGCAAGACAGCTATAACACTTCCGCGAACGTAACATATCCCAATGTCGTGATAATAAACCGAGGGTTCAGCCCAGCAACGGAGCACCAAATGATATATCCAATCGCTGTACCGTTCCTTTATGTGGAATGAACGGATGCCGTGTCAGACCTCCAAGATTCCCACTACTATGCGAGGACAAGCCATGTGTGGATGTATTGGGAAACGCTACCCGGTGAGCGAAAGCCACCGTACTTAGATGTTTGTCTTGAGACGATCAAGGCGAATCTAGATGATGACATGCTTCTTCACGAACTCGACCAAGAGACCGTGTTCAGTTGGCTTCCAGATTGTTCTCCCATCATTTGGCGGGGGCTTGGGAACCCGGTCCGGCGCAGCGACTATGCACGGGTCCGGCTAATTGAGCGGTATGGCGGAACATGGATCGACGCAGACACCGTTCTGATGATGCCGCTGCGTATCTTCGTCGAACCTCTCGCCCGGGATAGCGTCGTATCTGCTGAGCGTTTTAGCCTCGGCATGTTCGCCGCCCGCCCCAATGCCCCGTTGATACGCGCTTGGCGTCGAGCTCAGGACGAGGTACTGGCGTCGTCTGACGATTGGACGACTTTGCCTTGGGCGGCTCTTGGCTCAGACAGCCTATGCGAACATCTTGATCATTTCGATTACTACAGGTTTCCACGAAAACGAATGGTGCCGATTGAGTGGTATGAATGGCGTCGTCTCCTCTCCCGTTTGGAGCCACCCGCAGCGATCATGCAGTCTTCACCGATAAGTGTCTTCCTCTTTAATGGAACAATGAGCGGCCCCTTGGCGAACATGACCAGAGCGGACATATTGAGCGACAACATGTTGCTAAGCCGGCTCCTGCGCCTAGCTTTAGGCATATCGACCCTTTCAGATGAGACGAAGGCGTTAATGTGTTTGGCGCCGGTGTCCCGTCTCCGTGTTACGAAATTGGGACGCCATGTAGAAGAGGGATTGCGATCTATTTTGAGGAACCGCTGATCGTAACCTGGAACTGGGGAAAGAATCCCGAGTCGCGTTGCTCGAGCAACGGATAAGCCTTCAAGGATCAGTGCGCACACTACATAGCGTCATCGATCGGTTGCCGTTTTAGACACTCTGGCTTGGGCCGCGGCCTGGAAGCCGCTACGCTGTGGTGAGCTGACGAGGGCAAAGAAAGATAACGACTTACGGATTTCGGGGGCTAGTTCAGGGTCGCCTGGGGGTAAACGGTCAACGCGGAATTGGACCATGCGGAGTGACGATCTTTGGGGCATCTTGCGTTCGAGGACTAGAGAAATGTTGCCGAACTTTCTGCTGATCGGCGCCATGAAGGCAGGCACGGACAGCCTCTGGGAGTACCTGCGCGCCCATCCCCAGGTCTTCATGTCGGTTCCGAAGGAGATTGACTTCTTCGTCAAGGAGCTCAATTGGCCTAGAGGTATTGAGTGGTACGAAAGTCACTTCGCTCGGACGGGGGCCGCGCAGGTGATCGGCGAGGCATCTACGAGCTATTCCAAATGGCCCGTTCACCAAGGTGTGCCTGAGCGTATTGCCTCTGTGGTCCCGGACGTCCGCATCGTGTACCTCGTGAGACACCCAATTGATCGAATCCACTCACAGTACCTGCATCAGCGACTTCTGGGCCTCGAACGTCGCTCCCTCAGCGGAGCTGTGCTCTCTGATCCTTCCTATCTGAACTTCAGTCGGTATGGCTTGCAACTGCGGCAATACCTCGACTACTTCGATCGTTCACAAATCCTCGTATTGAAATCTGAAGATCTCCGCCACGATCGCCGAGCTACCGCGGAGTGCATGGCCAATTTTCTACATATTGACAATTCGTGGCCACATGAGGTGCTCAATCAGGAATTCCACTCCACGAGCGAGAAACGGGTCTTACGACACGGCTTCACCATCGCGCAGAAGATCCCGGGCCACGATGCTATCGCCCGTCGAGTCCCAGATCGGATCAAAGACAAGACGCTCCCGCTGCGAACACGTGGAGTCAATCCATCACACTTCGTAATGACTGATGACATATGCCAGCGACTGGCTGAGAGACTCGCCGAGGACGCGCTTGAGCTGCGTGAGCTCCTTGGCGCATCCTTCGAATATTGGGATATCACGTGACCGGCGTTGGACGTGGAACGATAGCGGAGGCGAGTCCGGATGGAGATGAACTTCGCGATAGCACGGTTCAGGCTGGCGTTATCTTCGTCTCCCAGGTACCGACTAGCGGGGATTCGGGTCCCGTCGCGCTGTGGATCACCTGCGCGTCGTGGGCGACCGCCGCCCAGTCTATTTGGGGTCGAGCTTGGATCCTCACTCC
This window of the Acidimicrobiales bacterium genome carries:
- a CDS encoding glycosyltransferase family 2 protein, giving the protein MTTWFDADVIEATVKNALLQGCEEVYILDNDSPDDTVQIARSAGAVIERVYATEYFDDVLKTRLMNETVQAISEQSGDDHIWWLYLDSDEFHHGPYGLTVREYLDSLDRSFRVVGATAFDHFPHAVPEYESGRHPLDFQPLCAARPLPSLFDICWLHHWKHPLIRWDRGAPSLLPTVGFHFVKADFQLLEPRQGIFLHHFQYRQESVTRGRLEAACGVPLGAADPPRIALYDQQVGASDLTRRWRNLDAVYQHRWSEVDHQGSPGVPLGVKPRPWTDLVPPVHTRISRWYPTQSSRSS
- a CDS encoding glycosyltransferase; protein product: MDLYGVLITYQRPDALEYSLQQIHTQSPRQLKKLVVVDNERSQVTHDLVSDFSDRGLAVDYLPARDNIGPAGGRALGAQHLLTEASDDDWVVFFDDRRALPRPSTLSELGDFADQMLAHDPATAGVGLAGARVDLRRVRVRMPAAHELTGPVRVDTLYSNRFPTFRVAVIRRHGSDDPRFFWGWEDTEYCLRLGELGHALYMHGALWSELREKMSTPGFQHVRIRVEEPESRRYYSLRNLIRILIERGHYLAAFRVALISGLVKPLVNIPIAPRHAVRNLKLNVSALRDGLTGRMGCTMPMEARRLPLRTFEVN
- a CDS encoding sulfotransferase domain-containing protein, which translates into the protein MLPNFLLIGAMKAGTDSLWEYLRAHPQVFMSVPKEIDFFVKELNWPRGIEWYESHFARTGAAQVIGEASTSYSKWPVHQGVPERIASVVPDVRIVYLVRHPIDRIHSQYLHQRLLGLERRSLSGAVLSDPSYLNFSRYGLQLRQYLDYFDRSQILVLKSEDLRHDRRATAECMANFLHIDNSWPHEVLNQEFHSTSEKRVLRHGFTIAQKIPGHDAIARRVPDRIKDKTLPLRTRGVNPSHFVMTDDICQRLAERLAEDALELRELLGASFEYWDIT